Proteins co-encoded in one Streptomyces roseochromogenus subsp. oscitans DS 12.976 genomic window:
- a CDS encoding NAD kinase, translating to MTQNLARTVFLLAHTGRPAAIRSAELVVKGLLRHDIGVRVLEEEARDLPLPDEVVLVKEATPQCLDGCELLIVLGGDGTLLRGAEFARASGVPMLGVNLGRVGFLAEAERDDLDRVVDRVVARSYEVEERMTVDVVVHRNGDLVHTDWALNEAAVQKAGAEKLLEVVLEIDGRPVSEFGCDGVILSTPTGSTAYAFSAGGPVVWPEVEALLMVPISAHALFAKPLVTSPDSVLAVEVLPHISPGVLWCDGRRTVELPPGARVEVRRGAVPVRLARLHHSSFTDRLVAKFALPTTGWRGAPH from the coding sequence TTGACACAGAACCTGGCGCGTACTGTTTTCCTGCTCGCCCACACCGGGCGGCCCGCGGCGATCCGCAGTGCGGAACTCGTCGTCAAGGGCCTGCTGCGGCATGACATCGGGGTGCGGGTGCTGGAGGAGGAGGCGCGCGACCTGCCGTTGCCTGACGAGGTGGTGCTGGTCAAGGAGGCGACTCCGCAGTGCCTCGACGGCTGCGAGCTGCTGATCGTGCTCGGCGGCGACGGCACGCTGCTGCGGGGGGCGGAGTTCGCCAGGGCCTCGGGGGTGCCGATGCTCGGCGTCAACCTCGGCCGCGTGGGGTTCCTCGCGGAGGCCGAGCGGGACGACCTCGATCGGGTGGTTGACCGGGTGGTGGCGCGGTCGTACGAGGTCGAGGAGCGGATGACCGTCGATGTCGTCGTGCACCGCAACGGGGACCTCGTGCACACGGACTGGGCGCTGAACGAGGCGGCCGTGCAGAAGGCCGGCGCCGAGAAGCTGCTGGAAGTCGTGCTGGAGATCGACGGGCGGCCGGTGTCGGAGTTCGGGTGCGACGGGGTGATCCTGTCCACGCCCACCGGGTCCACGGCGTATGCGTTCTCCGCGGGCGGGCCCGTGGTGTGGCCCGAGGTGGAGGCGTTGTTGATGGTGCCGATCAGTGCGCACGCGCTGTTCGCCAAGCCGCTGGTCACGTCGCCGGATTCGGTGCTCGCCGTGGAAGTGCTGCCGCACATCTCGCCCGGGGTGCTGTGGTGCGACGGGCGGCGGACCGTGGAGTTGCCGCCGGGGGCGCGGGTGGAGGTGCGGCGGGGGGCCGTGCCGGTGCGGCTGGCTCGGCTGCATCACTCGTCCTTCACCGATCGGCTGGTGGCGAAGTTCGCGCTGCCGACCACGGGATGGCGGGGGGCGCCTCACTAG
- the recN gene encoding DNA repair protein RecN, whose product MVCSVLEEMRIRSLGVIDDAVVELSPGFTAVTGETGAGKTMVVTSLGLLLGGRADPALVRIGAEKAVVEGRVSVPADAAAVVRAEEAGAELDDGSLLISRTVSAEGRSRAHLGGRSVPVGLLAELADDLVAVHGQTDQQGLLKLSRQRQALDRYAGDAVAVPLAKYTEAYRRLRAVSAELEEITTRARERAQEADMLRYGLEEIAAVEPRAGEDVELAEEAERLGHAEALSSAATAAHAGLAGNPEDPEGIDASTLVAGAHRALEAVRSHDPALASLADRIGEIGILLGDVAGELAGYADDLDADPLRLAAVEERRAALNALTRKYGDDINAVLAWAEQGAARLTELDGDDERLEELTAERDALRTELGGLAQALTDARAEAAERFAAAVTAELASLAMPHARVSFAIRQTEDPEGVEVGGRAVAYGPSGVDEVELLLAPHPGAPPRPIAKGASGGELSRVMLAVEVVFAGTDPVPTYLFDEVDAGVGGKAAVEIGRRLAKLARTAQVVVVTHLPQVAAFADRQLLVEKTNDGSVTRSGVKVLEGEERIRELSRMLAGQEDSETARAHAEELLATARADG is encoded by the coding sequence ATGGTCTGTTCCGTGTTGGAGGAGATGCGGATACGGTCGCTCGGGGTCATCGACGATGCCGTCGTCGAGCTGTCGCCCGGGTTCACCGCGGTCACCGGTGAGACAGGTGCGGGCAAGACCATGGTGGTCACCAGCCTGGGGCTGCTGCTCGGTGGGCGGGCGGACCCGGCGCTCGTGCGGATCGGGGCCGAGAAGGCGGTTGTGGAGGGCCGGGTCAGCGTCCCCGCGGACGCCGCCGCCGTCGTACGCGCCGAGGAGGCCGGGGCCGAGCTGGACGACGGGTCCCTGCTGATCAGCCGTACCGTTTCCGCCGAGGGCCGGTCCCGGGCCCATCTGGGCGGGCGGTCGGTGCCGGTCGGACTGCTCGCCGAGCTGGCCGACGACCTGGTGGCCGTGCACGGGCAGACCGACCAGCAGGGGCTGCTGAAGCTGTCCAGACAGCGGCAGGCGCTGGACCGGTACGCGGGCGACGCCGTCGCCGTGCCGCTCGCCAAGTACACCGAGGCCTACCGCCGGCTGCGGGCCGTCTCCGCCGAGCTGGAGGAGATCACCACGCGCGCGCGTGAGCGGGCGCAGGAAGCCGACATGCTGCGGTACGGCCTTGAGGAGATCGCCGCCGTGGAGCCGCGGGCCGGCGAGGACGTCGAGCTGGCCGAGGAGGCCGAGCGACTGGGGCACGCGGAGGCGCTGTCGTCCGCCGCGACGGCCGCGCACGCCGGGCTCGCGGGCAATCCCGAGGACCCCGAGGGGATCGACGCCTCGACCCTGGTCGCGGGGGCCCATCGGGCGCTGGAGGCCGTGCGGTCGCACGATCCGGCGCTGGCCTCCCTCGCCGATCGCATCGGCGAGATCGGGATCCTGCTCGGCGATGTCGCCGGGGAGCTGGCCGGGTACGCCGACGACCTCGACGCCGATCCGCTGCGGCTGGCCGCCGTGGAGGAGCGCAGGGCGGCCCTGAACGCGCTCACGCGGAAGTACGGCGACGACATCAACGCCGTACTGGCCTGGGCGGAGCAGGGTGCCGCCCGGCTCACCGAGCTGGACGGCGACGACGAGCGGCTGGAGGAGCTGACCGCCGAGCGGGACGCGCTCCGCACCGAACTGGGCGGGCTCGCCCAGGCGTTGACGGATGCCCGGGCCGAGGCCGCCGAGCGGTTCGCCGCCGCCGTGACGGCCGAGCTGGCCTCGCTGGCGATGCCCCACGCACGCGTGTCCTTCGCCATCCGGCAGACCGAGGACCCGGAGGGCGTCGAGGTCGGCGGGCGTGCGGTGGCGTACGGGCCGTCCGGCGTGGACGAGGTCGAGCTGCTGCTCGCCCCGCACCCGGGCGCGCCGCCCCGGCCCATCGCCAAGGGCGCGTCCGGCGGTGAACTGTCCCGCGTGATGCTCGCCGTCGAGGTCGTGTTCGCGGGCACGGACCCCGTGCCGACGTACCTCTTCGACGAGGTCGACGCCGGTGTCGGCGGCAAGGCCGCGGTCGAGATCGGGCGACGCCTCGCGAAGCTCGCCAGGACCGCACAGGTCGTCGTGGTCACCCACCTGCCCCAGGTCGCCGCCTTCGCCGACCGGCAGCTGCTGGTCGAGAAGACCAACGACGGGTCGGTCACCCGCTCCGGAGTGAAGGTGCTGGAGGGCGAGGAGCGGATCCGCGAGCTGTCCCGGATGCTGGCCGGCCAGGAGGACTCCGAGACGGCCCGCGCACACGCCGAGGAACTGCTGGCGACGGCCCGGGCGGACGGGTGA
- a CDS encoding glycosyltransferase family 4 protein, producing MSPLSSNAPHGQSTLRTVQVLGGGNAASGAHVRSLAEGLVARGVRVTVCAPVDADRAYDFSGAGAEHVHVPRSSDPASVAALRAVCTDADLVHAHGLHASFRSVLALSGRRTPLVVTWHDRAQAQGARAQFLRLLERRVVRTASVVLGTSSDLVDRARSTGARDARLAAVGLPGQRRPVVLDDPDRLRPKVRAELGATGRPLLIAVGSLDRHRGYDVLLDAARAWRDLDPVPLLVIAGEGPQRPALQRRIEDEGLPVRLIGRREDVPELLAAADLALLTSSWESRSVLAQEALYARVPLVATRVGGIPDLVGDAAELVPYGDPVALAATVVRLLADPGRREELRESGVRQAAGWPTEDETVAQVLSVYDELTQPRPLA from the coding sequence TTGAGCCCCCTGAGCAGCAACGCGCCGCACGGCCAGTCGACGCTGCGCACCGTACAGGTGCTGGGCGGAGGCAATGCCGCCAGCGGCGCGCATGTGCGCTCGCTGGCCGAGGGGCTCGTGGCGAGGGGCGTACGGGTCACGGTGTGCGCCCCCGTCGATGCCGACCGCGCCTACGACTTCTCCGGCGCCGGTGCCGAGCATGTGCACGTGCCGCGCAGCAGCGACCCGGCCTCCGTGGCCGCGCTGCGGGCGGTCTGCACGGACGCCGACCTGGTGCACGCGCACGGGCTGCACGCCTCCTTCCGGTCCGTGCTCGCGCTCAGCGGCCGGCGCACCCCGCTGGTGGTCACCTGGCACGACCGGGCCCAGGCGCAGGGCGCGCGGGCGCAGTTCCTGCGGCTGCTGGAGCGGCGGGTGGTGCGCACGGCGTCCGTGGTCCTCGGCACCAGCTCCGACCTGGTGGACCGGGCCCGCAGCACGGGGGCGCGGGACGCCCGGCTCGCCGCCGTCGGCCTGCCGGGACAGCGCCGGCCCGTCGTCCTCGACGACCCCGACCGGCTGCGTCCCAAGGTCCGGGCCGAACTCGGCGCCACCGGACGCCCGTTGCTGATCGCGGTCGGCTCCCTCGACCGGCACCGCGGCTACGACGTCCTGCTGGACGCGGCCCGTGCCTGGCGCGACCTCGACCCTGTGCCGCTGCTCGTCATCGCCGGGGAAGGACCGCAGCGGCCGGCGCTGCAGCGGCGGATCGAGGACGAGGGGCTGCCGGTGCGGCTCATCGGCCGCCGCGAGGACGTGCCCGAACTGCTCGCGGCCGCCGATCTGGCGCTGCTGACGAGCAGTTGGGAGTCACGGTCCGTCCTCGCACAGGAGGCGCTGTACGCGCGCGTGCCGCTCGTCGCCACCCGGGTCGGCGGCATCCCCGACCTCGTCGGCGACGCGGCCGAACTCGTCCCGTACGGCGACCCGGTGGCGCTCGCGGCCACCGTCGTACGGCTCCTCGCCGACCCCGGGCGCCGGGAGGAACTACGCGAGTCGGGCGTACGGCAGGCCGCCGGCTGGCCGACCGAGGACGAGACGGTAGCCCAAGTGCTCAGCGTGTACGACGAGTTGACCCAGCCCAGGCCACTCGCCTAG
- a CDS encoding PucR family transcriptional regulator, giving the protein RLDIDLLLWRLRDHPDLAAFVDRAIGPLRDHDHRSKPPLLPTLETYLAHAGRKAETARELHLNRQTLYNRLARIGELLGTDLDDPQTVLALSLALRARRHVS; this is encoded by the coding sequence GCCGCCTCGACATCGACCTGCTGCTGTGGCGGCTGCGCGACCACCCGGACCTCGCCGCGTTCGTGGACCGCGCGATCGGCCCGCTGCGGGACCACGACCACCGCTCCAAGCCGCCGCTGCTGCCGACCCTGGAGACCTATCTGGCGCACGCCGGACGCAAGGCGGAGACGGCCCGTGAGCTGCATCTGAACCGGCAGACCCTCTACAACCGGCTCGCCCGCATCGGGGAGTTGCTGGGCACCGACCTCGACGACCCGCAGACGGTCCTGGCATTGAGCCTGGCCCTGCGGGCTCGTAGGCACGTGTCCTAG
- a CDS encoding PucR family transcriptional regulator ligand-binding domain-containing protein has protein sequence MDSRTDNRFDTQGAGITVQRALELPGLRSGLPEILAGADRLGRTVRWVHAGEVPNIASLLKGGELLLTTGYGLGTRPAEQRAFVRTLAERGIAALVVELGPRFTRLPAALVDTARAAGLPLVQLHREVPFVTVTEEIHTEIVNGHYALLQRAEEVHRRCTEALLGGGGVPQVLGILAGF, from the coding sequence ATGGACAGCCGTACGGACAACCGATTCGACACCCAGGGCGCCGGGATCACCGTTCAGCGGGCGCTGGAACTGCCGGGGCTGCGCAGCGGGCTGCCGGAGATCCTGGCGGGGGCCGACCGGCTGGGGCGCACGGTGCGCTGGGTGCACGCGGGCGAGGTGCCCAACATCGCCTCGCTGCTCAAGGGCGGCGAGCTGCTGCTCACCACCGGCTACGGCCTCGGCACCCGCCCGGCCGAGCAGCGGGCGTTCGTGCGCACGCTCGCCGAGCGCGGGATCGCCGCCCTGGTGGTGGAGCTGGGCCCGCGTTTCACCCGGCTGCCGGCCGCCCTGGTGGACACCGCCCGCGCGGCCGGGCTGCCGCTGGTCCAGCTGCACCGCGAGGTGCCGTTCGTGACGGTGACCGAGGAGATCCACACCGAGATCGTCAACGGCCACTACGCCCTGCTGCAGCGGGCCGAGGAGGTGCACCGGCGCTGCACCGAGGCTCTGCTGGGCGGCGGCGGGGTGCCGCAGGTCCTGGGCATCCTGGCCGGCTTC
- a CDS encoding FAD-binding oxidoreductase, which produces MASPSKARTALAGLRADLAGEVFAPQDRGYDEARAVFNAMIDRRPAVIAQCAHATDVVRAVRFARDLDLPIAVRGGGHSVAGSALGDGALVVDLRRMHEVTVDPAAEAVRIEGGATMSRLDRATQPYGLATTGGRASTTGIGGFVLGGGTGWLDRAFGLAVDNLLGVELVTADAERVHANADENPELFWALHGGGGNFGIATALTLELHELPVFSVALLMYRPRFGPEVIRTFRDIVLGGPDEAGGAVLYVTGPPEAFVPPELIGKLLCGLLLTYAGDEEGMRKLAEPLLALPHEVEVAGAMPYADVQCMLDFPAGLRNYWSAEYLTGLPDELVNAFCARADSMPVPTGSQQILFPQGGAIAAGPHAYPVPYRDAPWAAHPFGIWADPAEDERAIAWVRGVCADVRPWSTGDVYLNFIGDEGPERVRAGLGEGNTLRLEKVKRRYDPDNVFRFNHNIKPI; this is translated from the coding sequence ATGGCTTCCCCCTCCAAGGCGCGCACGGCCCTCGCCGGGTTGCGCGCAGACCTCGCAGGCGAGGTGTTCGCCCCGCAGGACCGCGGCTACGACGAGGCCCGGGCCGTCTTCAACGCGATGATCGACCGGCGCCCGGCCGTGATCGCCCAGTGCGCGCACGCGACCGATGTCGTACGGGCCGTGCGCTTCGCCCGCGACCTGGATCTGCCGATCGCGGTGCGCGGCGGCGGGCACAGCGTGGCCGGGTCGGCGCTCGGTGACGGCGCGCTCGTGGTGGACCTGCGCCGGATGCACGAGGTGACTGTCGACCCGGCGGCCGAGGCGGTCCGGATCGAGGGCGGCGCCACCATGAGCCGGCTGGACCGGGCCACCCAGCCGTACGGCCTCGCGACCACCGGCGGCCGTGCCTCCACCACCGGGATCGGCGGCTTCGTCCTCGGCGGCGGCACCGGCTGGCTGGACCGCGCCTTCGGCCTCGCCGTGGACAACCTACTCGGCGTGGAACTGGTGACCGCCGACGCCGAGCGGGTGCACGCCAACGCCGACGAGAACCCCGAGCTGTTCTGGGCGCTGCACGGCGGAGGCGGCAACTTCGGCATCGCCACCGCGCTCACCCTGGAGCTGCACGAGCTGCCGGTGTTCTCCGTCGCCCTGCTGATGTACCGGCCGCGGTTCGGCCCCGAGGTGATCCGCACCTTCCGGGACATCGTGCTCGGCGGACCCGACGAGGCCGGCGGCGCCGTGCTGTACGTAACGGGGCCGCCCGAGGCGTTCGTACCGCCGGAGCTGATCGGCAAGCTGCTGTGCGGGCTGTTGCTCACCTACGCGGGTGACGAGGAGGGCATGCGCAAGCTGGCCGAGCCGCTGCTGGCCCTGCCGCACGAGGTGGAGGTGGCCGGCGCGATGCCGTACGCCGATGTGCAGTGCATGCTCGACTTTCCGGCCGGACTGCGGAACTACTGGTCGGCGGAGTATCTGACCGGACTGCCGGACGAGTTGGTGAACGCCTTCTGCGCCCGCGCGGACAGCATGCCGGTGCCGACCGGCAGCCAGCAGATCCTGTTCCCGCAGGGCGGGGCGATCGCCGCCGGCCCGCACGCGTACCCGGTGCCGTACCGGGACGCGCCCTGGGCCGCGCACCCGTTCGGCATCTGGGCGGACCCGGCCGAGGACGAGCGGGCGATCGCGTGGGTGCGGGGCGTGTGCGCCGACGTACGGCCATGGAGCACCGGGGACGTGTACCTGAACTTCATCGGCGACGAGGGCCCGGAGCGGGTGCGGGCGGGGCTGGGCGAGGGCAACACGCTGCGCCTGGAGAAGGTGAAACGACGCTACGACCCGGACAACGTCTTCCGCTTCAACCACAACATCAAGCCCATCTGA
- a CDS encoding glycoside hydrolase family 15 protein, with protein sequence MAGRIEDYALIGDMQTAALVCRDGTVDWLCLPRFDSHAIFAGLLGTEEHGFWRLGPAHAADAQPPSAARRSYRGDSLVLESEWDTPRGTVRVTDFMPPREGAPQLIRIVEGVTGRVPMRSALRMRFSYGRVVPWVHKHEGRTVAVAGPDSVWFDTEAETFGKSLTTYADFTVAPGDRIAFTISWQPSHKEPPPLPEPEASLEATEDFWREWVEHCTYHGPYREAVVRSLITLKALTYAPTGGIVAAPTTSLPEDIGGVRNWDYRYTWLRDAAITLSSLLRTGYREEARAWREWLLRAVAGDPENLQIMYGIAGERELGEAELDWLPGYEASAPVRVGNGAAHQLQLDVYGEVTEALHLAHMTGLARNDYAALLQLKLIRYLEDHWQEPDEGIWEVRGPRRHFVHSKVMAWVAVDRTIKLIESGDADGPLERWKELRDDIHRDVCEKGYDKERNTFTQSYGSQELDASLLLIPQMGFLPPDDKRVIGTIEAIQRELSTPDGFILRYPTEGAHAGVDGLPGDEGAFLACSFWMADDLAMIGRVDEARKLFEKLLALRNDLGLLAEEWDPRLQRQVGNFPQAFSHVPLIDTALRLTASGAYGG encoded by the coding sequence GTGGCCGGGCGCATCGAAGACTACGCACTCATCGGAGACATGCAGACCGCCGCACTGGTCTGCCGGGACGGCACAGTGGACTGGCTGTGCCTGCCCCGCTTCGACTCGCATGCCATCTTCGCCGGCCTGCTGGGCACCGAGGAACACGGCTTCTGGCGGCTCGGCCCGGCGCACGCGGCCGACGCCCAGCCGCCGTCGGCGGCCCGGCGCAGCTACCGCGGCGACTCGCTGGTCCTGGAGTCGGAGTGGGACACCCCGCGCGGCACGGTCCGGGTGACGGACTTCATGCCCCCGCGTGAGGGCGCGCCGCAGCTGATCCGGATCGTGGAGGGCGTCACCGGCCGGGTGCCGATGCGCTCGGCCCTGCGGATGCGGTTCTCCTACGGCCGTGTCGTGCCCTGGGTGCACAAGCACGAGGGGCGGACCGTCGCCGTCGCCGGTCCTGACTCGGTGTGGTTCGACACCGAGGCGGAGACCTTCGGAAAGTCGTTGACGACGTACGCCGACTTCACGGTCGCCCCGGGTGACCGGATCGCGTTCACGATCTCGTGGCAGCCCTCGCACAAGGAGCCGCCGCCGCTGCCGGAGCCGGAGGCCTCGCTGGAGGCGACGGAGGACTTCTGGCGCGAGTGGGTCGAGCACTGCACGTACCACGGGCCGTACCGCGAGGCGGTGGTCCGCTCGCTGATCACCCTCAAGGCCCTGACATACGCCCCCACGGGCGGCATCGTCGCGGCCCCGACGACCTCTCTCCCGGAGGACATCGGCGGGGTCCGCAACTGGGACTACCGCTACACCTGGCTGCGCGACGCCGCGATCACCCTGTCCTCCCTCCTGCGCACCGGCTACCGCGAGGAGGCCCGCGCCTGGCGCGAGTGGCTGCTGCGCGCGGTCGCCGGCGACCCGGAGAACCTGCAGATCATGTACGGCATCGCCGGCGAGCGCGAGCTGGGCGAGGCCGAGCTGGACTGGCTGCCGGGCTACGAGGCCTCGGCACCGGTCCGCGTCGGCAACGGCGCCGCCCACCAGCTCCAGCTGGACGTGTACGGCGAGGTCACCGAGGCCCTGCACCTGGCCCATATGACGGGCCTGGCCCGCAACGACTACGCGGCCCTGCTCCAGCTCAAGCTGATCCGCTACCTGGAGGACCACTGGCAGGAGCCGGACGAGGGCATCTGGGAGGTGCGCGGCCCCCGCCGGCACTTCGTCCACTCCAAGGTGATGGCCTGGGTCGCGGTGGACCGCACCATCAAGCTGATCGAGTCCGGGGACGCGGACGGCCCGCTGGAGCGCTGGAAGGAACTGCGCGACGACATCCACCGGGACGTCTGCGAGAAGGGCTACGACAAGGAGCGCAACACCTTCACACAGTCCTACGGCTCCCAGGAGCTGGACGCCTCGCTGCTGCTGATCCCCCAGATGGGTTTCCTGCCACCTGACGACAAGCGCGTCATCGGCACCATCGAGGCGATCCAGCGCGAGCTGTCCACCCCGGACGGGTTCATCCTGCGCTATCCGACGGAGGGCGCCCACGCGGGCGTCGACGGCCTTCCGGGCGACGAGGGCGCCTTCCTGGCCTGCTCGTTCTGGATGGCGGACGACCTGGCGATGATCGGCCGGGTGGACGAGGCGAGGAAGCTCTTCGAGAAGCTCCTCGCACTGCGCAACGACCTCGGTCTGCTCGCCGAGGAGTGGGACCCGCGCCTGCAGCGCCAGGTCGGCAACTTCCCGCAGGCGTTCAGCCATGTGCCACTGATCGACACGGCACTGCGGCTGACCGCCTCCGGCGCTTACGGCGGCTAG
- a CDS encoding CTP synthase — MPPAAFRSSTATTTKHIFVTGGVASSLGKGLTASSLGMLLKARGLRVVMQKLDPYLNVDPGTMNPFQHGEVFVTNDGAETDLDIGHYERFLDRDLDGSANVTTGQVYSTVIAKERRGEYLGDTVQVIPHITNEIKHRIRRMATDEVDVVITEVGGTVGDIESLPFLETVRQVRHEVGRDNVFVVHISLLPYIGPSGELKTKPTQHSVAALRNIGIQPDAIVLRCDREVPTAIKRKISLMCDVDEAAVVACPDARSIYDIPKVVHTEGLDAYVVRKLDLPFRDVDWTTWDDLLDRVHNPDHEITLALVGKYIDLPDAYLSVTEALRAGGFANRARVKIKWVTSDDCKTPAGAKAVLGDVDGICIPGGFGDRGVLGKVGAIRFARENKIPLLGLCLGLQCIVIEAARNLADIPDANSTEFDPATGHPVISTMAEQMDIVAGEGDMGGTMRLGMYPAKLAEGSIVREVYDGKEYVEERHRHRYEVNNAYRAELEKKAGILFSGTSPDGKLVEYVEYPREAHPYLVATQAHPELRSRPTRPHPLFASLVKAAVERQRAEGVRKIAK, encoded by the coding sequence ATGCCGCCCGCTGCTTTTCGATCGAGCACAGCCACGACGACCAAGCACATCTTCGTCACCGGGGGCGTCGCCTCCTCGCTCGGCAAGGGCCTGACCGCCTCCAGCCTGGGCATGCTGCTCAAGGCTCGCGGTCTGCGCGTCGTGATGCAGAAGCTGGATCCGTACCTCAACGTCGATCCGGGCACGATGAACCCCTTCCAGCACGGTGAGGTCTTCGTCACCAACGACGGTGCCGAGACCGACCTGGACATCGGACACTACGAGCGCTTCCTCGACCGCGACCTGGACGGCAGCGCCAACGTCACTACAGGCCAGGTCTACTCGACCGTGATCGCCAAGGAGCGGCGCGGCGAGTACCTCGGTGACACGGTGCAGGTCATCCCGCACATCACCAACGAGATCAAGCACCGCATCCGCCGTATGGCCACCGACGAGGTGGACGTCGTCATCACCGAGGTCGGCGGCACGGTCGGTGACATCGAGTCGCTGCCGTTCCTGGAGACCGTCCGCCAGGTCCGCCACGAGGTCGGCCGGGACAACGTCTTCGTCGTCCACATCTCGCTGCTGCCGTACATCGGCCCCTCCGGCGAGCTGAAGACCAAGCCCACCCAGCACTCCGTCGCCGCGCTGCGCAACATCGGTATCCAGCCCGACGCCATCGTGCTGCGCTGCGACCGCGAGGTGCCGACCGCGATCAAGCGGAAGATCTCGCTGATGTGCGACGTCGACGAGGCCGCCGTGGTCGCCTGCCCCGACGCCCGCTCGATCTACGACATCCCGAAGGTCGTGCACACCGAGGGCCTGGACGCCTATGTCGTGCGCAAGCTCGACCTGCCGTTCCGGGACGTCGACTGGACCACCTGGGACGACCTGCTGGACCGTGTCCACAACCCCGACCACGAGATCACCCTCGCGCTGGTCGGCAAGTACATCGACCTGCCCGACGCCTATCTGTCGGTCACCGAGGCGCTGCGCGCCGGCGGCTTCGCCAACCGCGCCCGCGTGAAGATCAAGTGGGTCACCTCGGACGACTGCAAGACCCCGGCTGGTGCCAAGGCCGTGCTCGGCGACGTCGACGGCATCTGCATCCCGGGCGGCTTCGGTGACCGCGGTGTGCTCGGCAAGGTAGGCGCCATCCGTTTCGCCCGCGAGAACAAGATCCCGCTGCTCGGCCTCTGCCTGGGCCTGCAGTGCATCGTGATCGAGGCCGCGCGGAACCTGGCCGACATCCCGGACGCCAACTCCACCGAGTTCGACCCGGCCACCGGCCACCCGGTGATCTCCACCATGGCCGAGCAGATGGACATCGTCGCCGGCGAGGGCGACATGGGCGGCACCATGCGCCTCGGCATGTACCCGGCGAAGCTGGCCGAGGGCTCGATCGTGCGCGAGGTGTACGACGGCAAGGAGTACGTCGAGGAGCGCCACCGCCACCGCTACGAGGTGAACAACGCCTACCGTGCGGAGCTGGAGAAGAAGGCGGGCATCCTGTTCTCCGGCACGTCGCCCGACGGCAAGCTCGTGGAGTACGTCGAGTACCCGCGCGAAGCGCATCCTTACCTGGTCGCCACCCAGGCGCACCCCGAGCTGCGCTCGCGGCCGACGCGTCCGCACCCGCTCTTCGCCAGCCTGGTGAAGGCGGCCGTGGAGCGTCAGCGGGCCGAGGGCGTGCGGAAGATCGCGAAGTAA